A stretch of the Metopolophium dirhodum isolate CAU chromosome 8, ASM1992520v1, whole genome shotgun sequence genome encodes the following:
- the LOC132951459 gene encoding uncharacterized protein LOC132951459, whose product MSIENIQNALLIFPPNSDFAKCKDIDAIQTELEILKEICKDLSLTMTTNFLSMIEKCEEVKHILPLANNICRLALTAPVSVATNERTFSKLKLIKNHLRSTMTDNRLDSLMLLSIEKDILDTVDVSKIATQWFNIKQRRIQF is encoded by the coding sequence ATGAGCattgaaaatatacaaaatgctTTGTTAATATTTCCTCCTAACAGTGATTTTGCAAAGTGCAAGGATATTGATGCCATTCAAACTGAATtggaaatattaaaagaaatatgcAAAGATTTGAGTTTAACTATGACAACAAATTTTCTCAGTATGATTGAAAAATGTGAAGAAGTTAAACATATCCTACCATTAGCTAATAATATTTGTCGATTAGCATTAACTGCACCGGTAAGTGTAGCTACTAATGAACGGACATTTAGCAAActtaaactgataaaaaatcatttaagatcTACAATGACAGACAATAGATTAGATTCCCTAATGCTGTTAAGTATTGAAAAAGATATTTTAGATACAGTTGATGTAAGTAAAATAGCAACTCAGTGGTTCAATATAAAACAAAgaagaattcaattttaa
- the LOC132951458 gene encoding hypoxia-inducible factor 1-alpha-like, with product MENKKPKEKRRNSERRKEKSRDAARSRRSKETEIFTDLGSALPLPASVISQLDKATVMRLTIASFKIMDALSSTNVDVKPDEKDCPPNMSGICNKALDGIVLITTADGDIIFISENISSYLGLSQIDLIGQSIYEFAHLCDQAELKDILTSKDIGEQKSFFVRMKCTLTNKGRNVNLKSASYKVLHFTGHSVINTCAKIKSSVLSDGESDSDYESDKKTDSDNKSNNSDLKFEKSADSPSHIFVSIAEPIPHPANIEIPLYKQSKIFFSKHSLDMKYIIADDVITTYVGYEPDSLVAKSVFDYYHAQDCNSVEKSFKILFEKGQVETNKYRFLSKGGGYVWIITQATILNDHKGLKPESIMCINYVISGVEHGDEIYSLCQLSPVVSKPAVQDKPLSLPPPPQQQKQQQPQQPAAVKRPSSTDKVFKPKCLVDSATFLLPAGNGPVYLDVNGDGKPRTAPQPATSTASVIKKKPEPCSESPKATTAKIFAPRTEDMNKGFLTFSDDDTGLTMLKDEPEDLTHLAPTAGDVCVPLDTCGLGHLGLFMSDVLDDLILTDCSLAPFDSMPAPPSLHDAYSSASRSSPSVHHLHHHHLHHGSDDLSQHAVADLCDPTMSSLLGMDLDNSPNDLDLDLSLKNQFIPLYEDDLYPLLSDDLLWGSGDRSPSPKPPSAATNRHDGSNNNNNNNWHLPTTEDDVGQNAIDRDAPPSPSLAKLLQKTDTDALPCRQQHFDSGGGLLHMDGGDSWGSISKMLHQRYNSGGSSSVEPAAVTDHRHNHHNSLRQPQQQQQQHSDCNGSAGGARANGGGVKRTGPNATAAAAPSSWKRCRQEETAKQGASNSVLMNLLVSGCDDDAGKSMAGKNSMVKDGSQPRHRSRLKAVSCLLDPCSAAIPSLMDLTAHDYDVNAPAGGALLQGSELLKALEIGGGGGGGGGNMAAA from the exons AAATTCCGAGCGACGAAAGGAAAAATCAAGAGATGCGGCTCGATCTAGACGTAGTAAAGAAACCGAGATATTTACAGATCTCGGATCAGCATTACCTTTACCAGCATCCGTTATTAGTCAGCTAGATAAAGCAACTGTTATGCGATTGACTATTGCATCTTTCAAAATTATGGACGCTTTATCatcaa CAAATGTTGATGTAAAACCCGATGAAAAAGATTGCCCTCCAAATATGAGTGGGATATGCAACAAAGCATTGGATGGCATTGTCTTAATTACTACGGCTGATGgagatataatattcatatcagAAAATATTTCAAGCTACTTAGGATTATCACAG attgattTGATCGGACAGTCAATTTATGAGTTTGCCCATCTTTGTGACCAAGCTGAATTGAAAGACATTTTAACCAGCAAAGACATAGGCGAACAAAAGTCTTTTTTTGTTAGAATGAAATGCACTCTGACCAATAAAGGGCGCAATGTAAATTTGAAATCAGCATCATATAAg gtGCTGCATTTTACAGGACATTCAGTTATCAATACGTGTGCCAAAATAAAATCATCGGTTTTATCAGATGGAGAATCTGATTCAGACTATGAATCAGATAAAAAAACAGATTCtgataataaatctaataatagtgatttaaagtttgaaaaatcGGCTGATTCTCCATCTCATATATTTGTGTCGATTGCTGAACCAATACCACATCCTGCAAATATTGAGATACCATTGTATAAACAGAGCAAGATTTTTTTCAGCAAGCATTCATTggatatgaaatatataatagccGATGATGT tataaCAACTTATGTGGGGTATGAACCAGATTCATTAGTTGCAAAGTCTGTGTTCGATTATTACCATGCTCAAGATTGTAATTCGgttgaaaaaagttttaaaatat TATTCGAAAAAGGACAGGTAGAGACAAACAAGTACCGATTTTTGTCAAAAGGAGGTGGTTATGTTTGGATAATTACACAAGCTACCATATTAAATGATCACAAGGGTCTAAAACCTGAGAGCATTATGTGTATTAATTACGTTATCAG TGGCGTGGAACACGGCGACGAGATCTACTCACTTTGCCAGCTATCGCCGGTCGTCAGCAAGCCCGCCGTCCAGGACAAACCTTTGTCGCTTCCGCCGCCGCCACAACAACAGAAACAGCAACAGCCGCAGCAACCAGCCGCGGTCAAGAGACCGTCGTCCACGGACAAAGTGTTCAAGCCCAAGTGTCTGGTGGATTCGGCCACGTTCTTGTTACCGGCCGGCAATGGGCCAGTTTACTTGGACGTGAACGGCGACGGGAAGCCGAGAACCGCACCGCAGCCGGCCACGTCCACGGCCAGCGTCATCAAGAAGAAGCCCGAACCGTGTTCGGAAAGCCCGAAAGCCACCACGGCCAAGATTTTCGCCCCACGGACCGAAGACATGAACAAGGGGTTCCTGACGTTTTCGGACGATGACACGGGACTGACCA TGCTCAAAGATGAACCGGAAGACTTGACTCACTTGGCCCCAACGGCCGGTGACGTGTGCGTGCCGCTGGACACTTGCGGTCTCGGGCACCTGGGTCTGTTCATGTCCGATGTGCTCGACGACCTCATACTCACCGACTGTTCGCTGGCGCCGTTCGACTCAATGCCGGCGCCACCGTCGTTGCATGACGCGTACTCGTCGGCCTCCCGGTCGTCACCGTCGGTGCACCACCTACACCACCATCACCTCCACCACGGCAGCGACGACCTGTCGCAGCATGCGGTTGCCGACCTGTGTGACCCAACCATGTCCTCGCTGCTGGGCATGGACCTGGATAACAGCCCCAACGACCTGGACCTGGACCTGTCGCTCAAAAACCAGTTCATACCTCTGTACGAGGACGACCTGTATCCGCTGCTGTCGGACGACCTGCTGTGGGGAAGCGGCGATAGGTCGCCATCGCCCAAACCACCATCGGCCGCGACCAACCGCCACGAcggcagcaacaacaacaacaacaacaactg GCATTTGCCGACGACGGAAGACGACGTCGGGCAAAACGCAATCGACAGAGACGCGCCGCCGTCTCCAAGTCTGGCCAAGTTACTGCAGAAGACCGACACGGACGCGCTGCCTTGCAGACAGCAGCACTTCGACAGCGGCGGTGGCCTCCTGCACATGGACGGCGGTGACTCGTGGGGATCGATCAGCAAAATGTTGCACCAGCGGTACAACTCGGGCGGTTCCTCCTCGGTCGAACCGGCGGCTGTGACAG ATCACCGCCACAACCATCACAACTCTCTACGACAACCgcaacaacagcaacagcaacactCGGACTGCAACGGGTCGGCGGGAGGCGCCAGGGCCAACGGCGGCGGCGTCAAGAGGACCGGGCCGAACGCCACCGCGGCCGCGGCGCCGTCGTCGTGGAAACGGTGCCGGCAAGAGGAGACGGCCAAACAGGGCGCCTCCAACAGCGTGCTGATGAACCTGCTGGTCAGCGGTTGCGAC GACGACGCGGGAAAATCGATGGCCGGCAAGAACTCGATGGTGAAAGATGGTTCGCAGCCTAGACACCGGTCAAGGCTAAAGGCGGTCTCGTGCCTGTTGGACCCGTGCAGCGCGGCCATACCGTCGCTGATGGACCTGACCGCGCACGACTACGACGTGAACGCGCCGGCAGGTGGCGCACTGCTCCAGGGATCAGAACTCCTGAAGGCCCTGGAAAtcggaggaggaggaggaggaggtgGCGGTAACATGGCCGCGGCATAG
- the LOC132950635 gene encoding uncharacterized protein LOC132950635, translating to MEDLVSNLNECNTLLSKLKEDTLPNPIMFMLESQQVINRIKLKSECFLKNAKVVLDNLSDPSDHIQSVSKPNYFVEHDPGRRCDITSSSQRQYLLSLGPHQPKLLKYPINSDIDPSKQKSFNPIWLKEYPMLEYSLITDSAYCFVCSLFPKGLGRQFSNEAWVKQGVNTWQKMKSRGKAKLGKLEQHFNSLSHKAALNDYRSFMKESNHIDIIMNRSKRQESIKLVQEKEFNKQIIIILFDIARTLCRQGLSFRGDGDESSGNFNQMVQLISRHNPLMNRWINEKSSRSYNVTYLSPRSQNEFIDILSNEVRRIIVKEVQEASLFSVMADTTPDNSHKDQLAVCLRYVNNNGKAIERLLEIAEGVDKTGLGTAKQIIEILTKHSLGTDNLVFQSYDYASNMSGQFNGTQAKLSELVGHSVFYIPCQAHRMNTFLEHACNSSLIVSDMIDNLENLYVFFSASNKRYSVLNKQMNNVDNTLQLRNLSKTRWTARAESIKAVWASYEAICNTLQYICSHPEIFDRNTRTKAFGINKKMHSFDFIVSLVFMKNIMYKLKSLTETLETKSLCVIDAAVLIEATIKNLEDINSDSERINDLIDSATLFAANLGIDSKSDFKVHHRTRKQPTWLDENAE from the exons ATGGAAGACttagtatcaaatttaaatgagTGTAATACTTTGCTGTCAAAATTGAAAGAAGACACATTGCCAAATCCAATTATGTTTATGTTAGAAAGTCAACAAGtgattaatagaataaaattgaaatcagaatgttttttaaaaaatgccaaAGTAGTATTAGACAACTTATCAGATCCGTCTGACCATATACAATCAGTTTctaaaccaaattattttgttgaacaTGATCCAGGGCGGCGGTGTGATATTACTTCTTCTTCACAAAGGCAATATCTTTTATCATTGGGTCCACACCAAcctaaacttttaaaatatccaATCAACAGTGATATTGATCcatcaaaacaaaaaagttttaatcCTATTTGGTTAAAAGAATATCCTATGCTAGAGTATAGTTTGATTACTGATTCAGCATATTGTTTTGTGTGCTCATTATTTCCAAAAGGGTTAGGAAGACAGTTTTCAAATGAAGCATGGGTAAAGCAAGGTGTTAATACATGGCAAAAAATGAAAAGTCGAGGAAAAGCAAAATTAGGCAAGTTGGAACagcattttaattctttatcacACAAAGCAGCTTTAAATGATTACCGCAGCTTTATGAAAGAGTCAAATCATATTGACATTATTATGAATAGATCAAAAAGACAAGAATCCATCAAACTAGTACAAGAAaaagaatttaataaacaaataattataattttatttgatatagcACGGACATTGTGTAGGCAAGGGTTGTCTTTTCGTGGAGATGGTGACGAATCTAGCggtaattttaatcaaatggtTCAACTTATCTCTAGGCACAATCCCTTAATGAACCGTTGGATAAATGAAAAATCATCAAGATCTTACAATGTCACATATTTAAGCCCCCGTTCGCAAAATGAGTTTATTGATATTCTAAGTAATGAAGTAAGAAGAATTATTGTGAAAGAAGTCCAGGAAGCAAGCCTATTTTCAGTCATGGCTGATACAACCCCCGATAATTCTCATAAGGATCAATTGGCAGTTTGTTTGCGTTATGTTAATAACAATGGAAAAGCAATTGAAAGGCTTTTAGAAATAGCTGAAGGAGTAGACAAAACTGGCTTAGGAACAGCTAAACagattattgaaattttaactaAACATTCTTTAGGAACAGATAATTTGGTATTTCAGTCATATGATTATGCTAGTAACATGTCTGGGCAGTTTAACGGTACACAAGCTAAACTTTCAGAACTAGTTGGTCATAGTGTTTTTTATATTCCATGTCAAGCGCATCGGATGAACACATTTTTGGAACATGCATGTAATTCTAGTTTAATTGTGTCAGATATGATTGATAACTTGGAAAAcctttatgtatttttttcagctAGTAATAAAAGGTATAGTGTATTGAATAAGCAAATGAACAATGTTGATAATACATTACAACTAAGAAACTTATCCAAAACAAGATGGACAGCCCGTGCAGAGTCCATTAAAGCTGTTTGGGCTTCATATGAAGCTATATGTAACactttacaatatatttgttcACATCCTGAGATATTCGATAGAAATACTAGGACAAAAGCATTTGGCATTAATAAAAAGATGCATTCATTTGACTTCATTGTCTCCTtggtatttatgaaaaatataatgtataaattgaaaTCACTAACCGAGACATTAGAAACAAAAAGTTTATGTGTAATTGATGCTGCTGTTTTAATAGAGgctacaattaaaaatttagaagATATTAATTCAGATTCAGAAAGAATAAATGATCTGATTGACAGCGCAACCTTGTTCGCAGCAAATCTTGGTATagattcaaaatctgatttcaAAGTTCATCACCGTACAAGAAAACAGCCCACTTGGTTGGACGAAAATGCTG AATGA